The DNA window CGTAATGTCTCCAGGTCGTACTCGCGCAGGTCATGCCCGTCGAGCAGGATGCGGCCTTCGACCGGGTCATAAAGCCGCGTCAGAAGCTTCACCAGGGTCGTCTTTCCGGCGCCATTTTCTCCCACCAATGCGAGTACTTCGCCGGCGTGAAGGATGAAGCTCAGATGGCGTACGGCCCACCGTTCCGAACCAGGGTAGCGAAACCCGACGTTTTGAAACTCAAAGCCGCGCTCAATCGGATTTGGAAATAGTCGTGGGTTTGCCGGCGACAGAATTTCCGGTTGCACCTCGAAGAATGAAAACAGATCGTTGAGATAGAGCGCCTGGCTGGCTGTGCTTGAGAAACTGGTCAGAAGGCCTTCAAGAAGCGTCCGCAAGCGCCGGAACGAACCCGCAAGGAAGGTCAGGTCACCGATCGAAAACTCTCCCGTCAGCGTGCGCCACGTGATGTAGGCATAGGCAAGATAATACCCGACGGTTCCAATCGCCGTGAACAGGCCGCCCCAGCCGGCGCGCCGCAGCGCAAGCCGGCGATTTGCTGCGTAAAAGGCGGTCGCAAGACGGATGTATCGATCGATCAGGAATCCGTTGAGGCCGAAGATTTTCACTTCCTTTGCGGTTTCAACGCTGGCCGCTGTCTGCCGCACGTAGTCAAGTTCGCGGCGCTCTGGCGTGCGGACGAAATCGAGCGAATAGCTTTGGGCGTTGAAGTGAGCCTCTCCGATAAATGCCGGGACCAAAGCCAGAAAGAGCAGGGCGATCAGCCAGGGCGCATAGAAAATCAGACCGGCGGCAAAGCTTGCCACAGTGACGATATCCTGTGCCTGCCCGAACAATTGTCCCATCAGCGTCATTCTTCCGCTGGTTTGTCGTCGCGCGCGCTCCAGCTGATCCTGAAATTCGGAGTCCTCAAAGTCCTCCAGGTCGAGCTTCGCGGCATGTTCCATCAGCCGCACGCTCGAAGCGTTGGTCACGCGCTCCGAGAGCAGGCTGTCGATCAATGAGACAACGCGCCCAAGAATGTCCGCCAGAACGGCCAGTGCAAATTCGCAAAGAAACAGCAGGATCAGCCGGTTCAACAGGCCGCTGCTGAGCCACAGCCAAATCGTTTCGGGCTTATGCGGTGCCTGCACAAGCGTCACAACATTATCAATGATGAGCTTGCCGACGAACAGGGTGATGACAGGCATTACCGCCCGTATCAGCCGCAGCACGAGCGACCCCGCTGTTAGTCGGCGGCTTGTGCGCCAGACCATGGTCAGGAAAGGGCGTAGATTTTTTAAGGCTCCCACGCGCTCCTTGAGAGATCCGCTCGGTGTCGGGGAGCCGATAGGCGCTGAGCCTGAGGGGCGCCGGGTGTCTCGACCGCCATTGCTATATTGCCGCGGCATCCAGGGAATTCCTTTGACCGTTGCAATCGAATGAATTTGTAGAGTGGCGCGTCATACGACCGGCGAACGGCCTCCATCGACGTTGATTGCGGTGCCGGTGATGTAGGAACCGAGATCGGACGCAAGGAAGCAGGCCAGATTCGCAAATTCTTCGGTCGTTCCCATCCGACCGAGTGGAACACCCTTGGCGAGATTGCGCGTGAAGTCGCTGAATTCGATATTGGGTGCCGTCGCGGCATGCCTCTTCACCCATTGATCGCTGACAATGAGGCCAACAAGCAGGGCATTGACAAGAATATTGTGCTCGCCACCCTCGCCAGCCAGCACCTTGGTCAGTGCCATTCCTGCAGCGCGCGACACTGAGGTTGGC is part of the Bradyrhizobium canariense genome and encodes:
- a CDS encoding ABC transporter ATP-binding protein, which codes for MVWRTSRRLTAGSLVLRLIRAVMPVITLFVGKLIIDNVVTLVQAPHKPETIWLWLSSGLLNRLILLFLCEFALAVLADILGRVVSLIDSLLSERVTNASSVRLMEHAAKLDLEDFEDSEFQDQLERARRQTSGRMTLMGQLFGQAQDIVTVASFAAGLIFYAPWLIALLFLALVPAFIGEAHFNAQSYSLDFVRTPERRELDYVRQTAASVETAKEVKIFGLNGFLIDRYIRLATAFYAANRRLALRRAGWGGLFTAIGTVGYYLAYAYITWRTLTGEFSIGDLTFLAGSFRRLRTLLEGLLTSFSSTASQALYLNDLFSFFEVQPEILSPANPRLFPNPIERGFEFQNVGFRYPGSERWAVRHLSFILHAGEVLALVGENGAGKTTLVKLLTRLYDPVEGRILLDGHDLREYDLETLRGSMGVIFQDFVRYNLSAGDNIAVGKIEARDNQTRIERAARRSQADEVIARLPGGYQQMIGKRFKDGVELSGGEWQKIAIARAYMREAAVLILDEPTAALDARSEFEVFQRFKELSSGKSAILISHRFSSVRMADRILVLAEGRIEAAGTHDELLAQSGRYSELFELQAAGYR